In Argonema galeatum A003/A1, a single genomic region encodes these proteins:
- a CDS encoding Uma2 family endonuclease, with protein MIKTPTPTLTFEEYLTYDDGTDNRYELVNGELVMVPLPTADQSDVIDLLSDTFRAEITTKSHSWIVKRDVGVYVGTAPDTGKDRSRTPDLCVITQAQWTGLKADKKAAAVLRNPPLLVVEVVSPGSKKTDYETKQSEYKTIGIPEYWIVDLRKFKVSVLFLVNGNYQITEFTGNQRIVSQAFSEFTLTAEQMLAA; from the coding sequence ATGATTAAAACCCCTACCCCCACCTTGACCTTTGAGGAGTATCTAACCTACGATGACGGAACCGATAACCGTTATGAACTTGTTAATGGGGAGTTAGTAATGGTTCCTTTGCCAACTGCCGACCAGTCAGATGTAATTGATTTATTGTCTGACACTTTTAGGGCAGAAATCACAACAAAGTCGCACTCTTGGATTGTTAAACGCGATGTAGGGGTGTATGTAGGCACCGCTCCAGATACCGGAAAAGACCGCTCTCGTACCCCAGACCTGTGTGTTATAACTCAAGCACAATGGACTGGACTTAAAGCCGACAAGAAGGCAGCAGCTGTTTTGAGAAACCCGCCGTTGTTGGTGGTTGAAGTAGTTAGTCCTGGTTCCAAGAAGACAGATTACGAAACCAAACAATCTGAATATAAAACTATTGGAATTCCCGAATATTGGATTGTAGACCTCCGCAAGTTCAAGGTTTCAGTTCTGTTTCTGGTGAATGGGAACTATCAGATAACAGAGTTTACAGGAAACCAGCGCATTGTCTCTCAGGCTTTCTCAGAATTTACTCTGACGGCTGAACAAATGTTGGCAGCTTAG